A part of Aquaspirillum sp. LM1 genomic DNA contains:
- a CDS encoding sulfurtransferase, giving the protein MFSTLISVAQLAARPVGSTVLIDCRHQLPDPAYGRRVYAEGHLPGAHFLHLDDDLSGPRTGRNGRHPLPDVGALALTLGELGIGPDTQVVAYDDAGGMFAARAWWLLRWLGHAAVAVLDGGLPAWQAAGLPLDCAVPARHSGGGFLLRPALEFTLDADALLACLADPQLRLIDARAANRFAGQDETLDPVGGHIPGALNRFFQLNLAEGGGFKPASRLAEEWTALLAGQPAASAIHQCGSGVTACHNLLALAHAGLGGGRLYPGSWSEWCADPARPLATGPACLSGAWTLP; this is encoded by the coding sequence ATGTTCTCCACCCTGATTTCCGTCGCCCAACTGGCCGCCCGTCCGGTGGGCAGTACCGTGCTGATTGACTGCCGCCATCAACTGCCCGATCCGGCATATGGCCGGCGGGTGTACGCCGAAGGCCATTTGCCGGGTGCGCATTTTTTGCATCTGGATGACGATCTGTCCGGCCCGCGCACCGGGCGCAATGGCCGCCACCCGCTGCCGGATGTGGGCGCGCTGGCGCTGACACTGGGCGAGCTGGGCATTGGCCCGGATACGCAGGTGGTGGCGTATGACGACGCCGGCGGCATGTTTGCCGCCCGTGCCTGGTGGCTGTTGCGCTGGCTGGGTCATGCGGCGGTGGCGGTGCTGGATGGCGGGCTGCCGGCCTGGCAGGCGGCGGGCTTGCCGCTGGACTGCGCGGTACCGGCCCGGCACAGCGGCGGTGGATTCCTGCTGCGCCCGGCGCTGGAGTTCACCCTCGACGCCGACGCGCTGCTGGCGTGTCTGGCTGACCCGCAGCTGCGCCTGATCGACGCCCGCGCCGCCAACCGCTTTGCCGGCCAGGACGAAACCCTCGACCCGGTGGGTGGGCATATTCCGGGGGCGCTAAACCGCTTTTTTCAGCTGAATCTGGCCGAAGGGGGCGGGTTCAAGCCGGCCAGCCGCCTGGCCGAGGAATGGACCGCGCTGCTGGCTGGCCAGCCCGCCGCCAGCGCCATTCACCAGTGCGGTTCTGGCGTGACGGCCTGCCACAATCTGCTGGCGCTGGCGCATGCCGGGCTGGGGGGCGGGCGGCTGTATCCGGGGTCGTGGAGCGAATGGTGCGCCGACCCGGCCCGCCCGCTGGCCACCGGCCCTGCCTGCTTATCCGGCGCGTGGACTTTGCCATGA
- a CDS encoding cache domain-containing protein yields the protein MEKDLTAQSLARLQLWAMVGISLLVALVLGLYFFLAQRADFDSTLSAVKARALQEQQNLLTKQIEAIRHDLDYRRSSTESILRREIQQRVDHAYSIADTLYQQNQGRLNPQQIRALIVEALRPLRFFEGRGYYFIDTLDGMCVLLPTAPQLEGTSFWDNRDPTGHYIMRGLVDATRNPAQAGFSRYHWYPPQQKTMQEKIAYVRVFAPLGWVIGAGEYVYNVEQDLQRAALSQLRTLRFGRDGYVSVFDAQFRVLVSPARPDSEGKTVDAFSGLEKRSVETIIAQARRGDGLVRYQWYRPGSTLAVDKLSYVARYAPWGWTLVTGMYLDDLDSVMAAERQAMEARTRQRLMIGGMITLGVLTVALLFSWMFSVRMRGLVRRYQARLEQKNHELEDNARRLQLSAAVFESGCEAIMISDADNRIIAVNQPFTRITGYQPEDVIGQAPQLFASSHPGGDFYAELGQALLSHGQWDGEVWSRRKDGSVFPEWLRVATVKNSAGQIEYHIATFSDISERKNAEEQIRHLAFYDPLTGLPNRRLLLDRLQQALLHSERVGCHAAVLFIDLDNFKSLNDTKGHDVGDLLLIEVASRLKHSVRQTDTVARLGGDEFVVMLEDLPGDFAQAVSDTEKLAHSLIAAIEQPFGLAQYQHHCSCSIGISVFYGQRESVDELLKHADTAMYQAKAAGRNTARFFVPSMQAALEARLQLEAELRHGIFHDQLRLFYQVQIGVDQHASGAEALVRWQHPQRGLVSPGEFIGLAEETGLIVPLGLWVLEQVCQQLARWAAAPLTEPLQIAVNVSARQFHQAGFVDDVCQLLQRYQVNPARLKLELTESLLLDNVADSINTMHALRALGIRFSMDDFGTGYSSLTYIKRLPIDQLKIDQSFIRDLAVDHDDEVIVRAIIAMAHSLKLDVIAEGVETEAQRAFLEQHGCHAFQGYLFGRPMPVAQLEALLAQWGKPSGKSSL from the coding sequence ATGGAAAAAGACCTGACCGCGCAGTCGCTGGCCCGGCTGCAGCTATGGGCCATGGTGGGCATTTCCCTGCTGGTGGCGCTGGTGCTGGGCCTGTATTTTTTTCTGGCCCAGCGCGCCGACTTTGACAGCACGCTGTCGGCGGTCAAGGCGCGTGCGCTGCAGGAACAGCAAAACCTGCTGACCAAGCAGATCGAGGCCATCCGTCACGATCTGGACTACCGGCGCAGCAGCACCGAATCCATCTTGCGCCGGGAAATCCAGCAACGGGTGGACCACGCCTACAGCATTGCCGACACCCTCTACCAGCAAAACCAGGGACGGCTGAACCCGCAGCAGATTCGCGCGCTGATTGTCGAAGCCCTGCGCCCGCTGCGCTTTTTTGAGGGGCGCGGCTATTACTTCATCGACACCCTGGACGGCATGTGCGTGCTGCTGCCCACTGCGCCGCAGCTGGAAGGCACTTCGTTCTGGGATAACCGCGACCCCACTGGCCACTACATCATGCGTGGTTTGGTGGACGCCACCCGCAACCCGGCACAGGCCGGGTTTTCCCGCTACCACTGGTATCCGCCCCAGCAAAAAACCATGCAGGAAAAAATTGCCTACGTGCGGGTGTTTGCCCCGCTGGGCTGGGTAATTGGTGCCGGCGAATATGTGTACAACGTGGAACAGGACTTGCAGCGGGCCGCCCTGTCGCAGCTGCGCACGCTGCGCTTTGGCCGCGATGGCTATGTGTCGGTGTTTGATGCACAGTTTCGCGTGCTGGTGTCTCCCGCCCGGCCCGATTCTGAAGGCAAGACCGTCGACGCATTCAGCGGTCTGGAAAAACGCTCGGTGGAGACCATTATTGCCCAGGCCAGGCGCGGCGATGGGCTGGTGCGCTACCAGTGGTATCGGCCCGGTTCCACCCTGGCCGTGGACAAACTGTCCTACGTGGCCCGCTATGCGCCATGGGGCTGGACCCTGGTGACCGGCATGTATCTGGACGACCTGGACAGCGTGATGGCCGCCGAGCGCCAGGCGATGGAAGCGCGCACCCGGCAACGGCTGATGATTGGCGGGATGATTACCCTGGGCGTGCTGACGGTGGCCTTGCTGTTTTCCTGGATGTTCAGCGTCAGGATGCGCGGGCTGGTGCGCCGTTATCAGGCGCGGCTGGAGCAAAAAAACCACGAACTGGAAGACAACGCCCGGCGTTTGCAGCTGTCGGCGGCGGTGTTTGAAAGCGGCTGTGAAGCCATCATGATCAGCGATGCAGACAACCGTATCATCGCGGTCAACCAGCCCTTTACCCGGATTACCGGCTATCAGCCGGAAGACGTGATTGGCCAGGCACCGCAACTGTTTGCCAGCAGCCATCCGGGCGGGGATTTTTACGCCGAGCTCGGGCAGGCGCTGCTCAGCCACGGCCAGTGGGATGGCGAAGTGTGGAGCCGGCGCAAGGATGGCTCGGTGTTTCCGGAGTGGCTGCGGGTGGCCACGGTGAAAAACAGCGCCGGGCAGATTGAATACCATATTGCCACGTTTTCGGATATTTCCGAGCGCAAGAACGCCGAAGAGCAAATCCGCCATCTGGCGTTTTACGACCCGCTCACCGGCCTGCCCAACCGCCGGCTGCTGCTCGACCGTCTGCAGCAGGCGCTGCTGCACAGCGAACGGGTGGGCTGCCACGCTGCCGTGCTGTTTATCGACCTGGACAATTTCAAGTCGCTGAACGACACCAAGGGGCATGACGTGGGCGACCTGCTGCTGATTGAAGTCGCCAGCCGGCTCAAGCACAGTGTCCGGCAAACCGATACCGTGGCCCGGCTGGGGGGCGATGAATTTGTGGTGATGCTGGAAGACCTGCCCGGCGATTTTGCCCAGGCGGTCAGCGATACCGAAAAGCTGGCACACAGCCTGATTGCCGCCATCGAGCAGCCATTCGGGCTGGCGCAGTACCAGCACCATTGTTCGTGCAGCATTGGCATCAGCGTGTTTTATGGCCAGCGCGAAAGCGTGGATGAGCTGCTCAAGCATGCCGACACGGCGATGTATCAGGCCAAGGCCGCTGGCCGTAATACCGCCCGCTTTTTTGTGCCGTCGATGCAGGCGGCGCTGGAAGCCCGCCTGCAGCTGGAAGCCGAACTGCGCCACGGTATTTTTCATGACCAGCTGCGGCTGTTTTATCAGGTGCAAATTGGCGTGGACCAGCACGCTTCCGGTGCCGAGGCGCTGGTGCGCTGGCAGCATCCGCAGCGCGGACTGGTGTCGCCGGGCGAGTTTATCGGGCTGGCAGAAGAAACCGGGCTGATTGTGCCGCTGGGCTTGTGGGTGCTGGAGCAGGTGTGCCAGCAACTGGCCCGCTGGGCGGCGGCGCCGCTGACCGAACCCTTGCAGATTGCGGTGAATGTCAGCGCCCGCCAGTTTCATCAGGCCGGCTTTGTCGATGATGTGTGCCAGTTGTTGCAGCGTTATCAGGTCAATCCGGCGCGGCTGAAGCTGGAGCTGACCGAAAGCCTGCTGCTGGACAATGTGGCCGATTCAATCAACACCATGCATGCCCTGCGCGCGCTGGGCATCCGCTTTTCCATGGACGACTTTGGCACCGGCTATTCCTCGCTGACCTATATCAAGCGCCTGCCGATCGACCAGCTGAAAATCGATCAGTCGTTTATCCGCGACC